caaaagttAGATCATAAAAAGTTTTATATACTTAACATTCATTAATTCTCGCTGACATTAAATTTGATATCACcctaaaagttgtttttttttaaagaaggaaTAGGCGAAAAAATGATGGTAGGTTTTCCTCAACATACCGATATGGTTCATTTTACCATCCGTCGGTCAGAAAAGTCAACTTATTCCTTTTCTGTCACTTTTTTCGttgttttgaattaaaacagctgtaaaattgttttgtttttcctgagcAAAATGCTTATTTTCCATCATGTGGACCAGAGACTCTTTACAGCCTAAATGATTTGAGTGTATAAGGCTTCAATAATTACAGCATTTCGAACCTGATGTTGTGTACAGGTAGTGAAGGTGCAGGTGTCCAGGTAATGTCTGTTCCAGCCTCTCTGGTGCCCTACAGTCTGTCTTTTTCTGCCCGAGTGTCCTCTCCTCGTCCAGTCTCTAAAGTAGAGTCCAACTGTTCCCTGGACCCTCTGCAGTACCTCAACACTGATCAAACCCAGGCCACGGTAGGTAGAGTGCTGATGTGTCTGCTGTGTGTGGTTGTTACTTATTACTGAGGACTAaatatgaatgtgtttgtggtgtgcagGTCAAGCTGGCTGCAGGACACAAGTTTGACAGAGATGTTGAACTGCTGATTTATTACAAAGACGCCCACCAGCCCACTGCTGTGGTGGAGGCAGGACAGGCCTCTGCTGAGCCGGGTGAGTGAAATTGATGATTTGCAAAATTTAATTACCTTTACTCTTCAAATCAGGAGTTAAACGTGTTtgaataaacactgaaaggCGCAGTTGTTTAacattttttctgtctcttattTTTCAGACTCTCTGATGGGTGATCCAGTGGTGATGGTGAGTCTGTACCCTGAGTTCCCCCAGTCTGTGATGTCTTCAATGGCTTCATGTGGAGAGTTTGTGTTCTTAGTGGATCGATCTGGAAGCATGAGTAATACTCGGATCAGCAGTGCCAGGGTATTTATGATGTGGTGTTAGAGTTACAAAATATTTCCTCAAATTGttcctctcacacagtggcCTCACCATCTTTTCTCTCTTCCCTTCAGGAAACTCTGCTGCTCCTATTGAAGAGCTTACCAATGGGCTGCTATTtcaacatttacagttttgggtCCAGATATGAACACATCTTCCCGTGAGTTGTATTCATATGATCTCCGTGATATCACTTTCCTGTCActttttactgtaaatgtgtAATAAGATATCTTCCCTGCTGTTAGAGAACATGTTGCCTTTGGATGATTCTGCAAAACTCCAGGTTATGTTTGATCTCACTTGTGTGTTTGTCATGGCAGTAAGAGTGTAGAGTATGGTGAGAAGACCATGGAGGAGGCTCTGAAGAAAGTTGAGCAGATGGAGGCTGATCTTGGAGGAACAGAGATCCTGGAGCCCCTCAAACATATTTACAGCCAGCCCTGCATTCCCACTCAGCCTAAACAGGtaactcagacacacacatgccttAATGATGTCATCCTTTAGTACTTCCTTTTTTATCATTCATTACTCCAACATGTAAGTTGACCATGAACCAAGCCCTGTATCAGTCTCATATAATCTGCTAATTATACATGAGTTGATCTGTTGAGTGGCTCCTACTGTTCCTCTCACTCTGCCTTAAAGCTtattgtttttctaattttcatttttttacttGTTAAAACAGTTTACTGACAGCATACTTGTATACCTGTCAAAAAATTGAGTTTTTGCTTGTGTAGATGAAAAACTGTGTGTAAACTCTCCTCTCTAGCTGTTTGTCTTTACTGATGGAGAGGTGGGGAACACCAAAGAAGTGATCGATCTGGTGAAGAAGAATTCAGGTTTCCACAggtaaaacaagaaaatgatGATGACATTTGCTGCGTTCCAAACctgtgttttaaaaacagctgttgtATTGCAGGTGTTTCTCCTTTGGGATTGGGGAAGGGGCCAGCTCTGCTCTCATCAATGGGATGGCCAAGGAAGGAGGAGGTCACGCTCAGTTCATCACAGGGACTGACAGGATGCAACCAAAAGTAAGACAATGAGACATAacaattacagttaaaaaaatattagtgtttttttttttttttttaatttggaaagAAGATACGATTTTGGTTGTTATACTCATCAGGTGATGCAGTCGCTGCGATTTGCTCTGCAGCCGACTGTGGTCGACATCTCAGTCACATGGGATTTACCAAAGGAAGTGTCTGTCACTGTCCTCTCTCCACCAATCACAACCCTTTTccagggtcaaaggtcattaATTTATGCCCAGCTCACTGGACAGGTAGGAGCAGCAGCCTCTCATGTTGTTGTTTAGGTATTTGATGACAGTAATTGACATGACTTCTAACACTGTAATTCTGTGTCAGAGCTCAGAGGCAGCAGAGGGCTGTGTGACGCTGAAGTACAGCCTGGCAGGTCATCGCTCTGAGAACCAGCTGCACTTCAGTCTCAGACCTGCAGAGGACTCTGGGTAAATGAGCTGTTAATCTACTGGTACAATTACATATTTACTTTACAAAAGTTTACTTTATATGTCTGTATGATCTAAAACATGGTAAATGTGACCATGTCACCATACCAATATTTTCTCTTGTCTGTAGCTTAATAGTCCACAGGTTAGCTGCTCGGACTCTTATTTCCTTGCTAGAGATGGAAGCAGAAAACaatcaggaaaaagaagaagtaaaaAAGAAGGTGGTGCAGCTGAGTGTCCAATCGGGAGTGAGCAGTTCTTTCACTGCTTTCATTGTTGTCAATAAAGAGAACAACAAGGAGATTCAAGGACCTCTTCTGCACCGAGACATTCCAAGTAACAAGAATAATTAGCAATCCTATCTACTTCATATGGTTCTTGGGGcattcttatcttatcttatcttatcttatctcatcTTATTAGCGGCCGGTCTAATGAGATGTGCTGCTACCCCTGTACAAGGTTTGTTACCTTTGCAATCACAGTACGAGTACTTCTACAAacacaggtgtgtgtttgtgtgtgtgtgtgtgtgtgcgtgtgtgtgtgaagaagaaTAATTAGTTATCAGGACAAATTAGAGACTATTAGATACATATGACTCAAACCACTTCagtgcactttttaaaataccttatgtatacaataatacaaaaaatgagagaaatccgacaatcatatgaccccctatgagcaagtgctttggtgactgtgggaaggaaaaactcccttttaagaggaagaaatctccaacagaaccaagctcagggaggggcggccatctgctgcgaggGGTTGGGATGAGAgtaggaagacaggacaaagacacactgtggaagagagccagagaggaAGAATAATTAAACGCacagaggtgtataaacacatagggagtgaaaaaggtgactgaagaagtatcatgggaatcccccagcagcctagacctattgcagGTTGCTGCTGTCTCGAGGCCTACAGCAGTGAGTACAAATTTTGTTACCATTACAAACTCAGTaagagtaaacacacacacacaaaatatacaaaaaattcACCTCTTGCCCCTGCGGGCAGTCTGTCCTTCAGGCTTgcgtcctctaccagaggcctgggagcttgaaagtaccgtatttttcggaccataaggcgaaccggattataaggcgcattaagcaaaacaaaacagtcagatacgTCAaattttactcaactcattcttcttgcttcctccacttccataccattgattcattaatgttaaGTTCTCTCGCtcctgctctattcccatgttgcagtatattaatgatgAAGATGATCGTGACTAAGATGATCATTGATGACTGAGATAATCGATCCACAATGACTATTGTGGATCGATTATGTctgttgttctcctgactgaagtttggtccgttttcAGCATCCtgccatttgattacatttgtccctaaccctcacgttaacttttatcgagtggaaaaaggttagcgttcatcctccagctttatattatgctaacatagctgcgTCACTAGCGATCACTTAGCACATCATTAtgtaccagctagtccaacttcagtaaccctacgaaagtcactgctgtttagttttctgtcttcatttatgttggaagtgatagcagagctgtacgtttacatttttcagaaatctgtcAGAAAATGGTATATCATGTTTTAgtggaaactagcaagctaacttcttgctaacttctaactcagttaaatttaataaattctgttttcatagaTGCCTGGATGTTTAACTTAactgttacacctggtaaagcagcaacgctgatcattgtattaaagatgaaagagttcagacagtttttaactctcagtgatgctgcagtgttcgtttgactttagGACCTGAAGCGGACAGAGTTTTGGACACAGATTACTCcatgaggctcctgactacggtagccgtaatgctacgacaatccatcaagcagtgcggctttGTAGTTTACCAACGTCGCACTGagacatttttgacagatttttgagcgccatgTAAAATcagttcaaggtcagtaagcacaaccagaattcatacataaggcacgccggattataaggcgcactgccAATTTTcgaaaaaattaaaagattttaaGTGCGCGTTAGATTGTGGAAAATACAGTAAAGTTCACTgaatgaagtgttttcagtgggagtaatgtttcatcactcaccTAAGTCACTTCTTCAGTCTGGGGTGGGTTTTTGTCTCCTGGTAGTTAGTTTTGGGATTGCTGACACAGACCGAGTTAGTCTGAGTTATATAATGTCAGATGATTTGCTCATGCTGACAAATTCCAGTCAGACAAGTAAAATGAGATCCCACATCAGTTAAGCTTCTACTAAATTTTGTGtgcaatgaaagaaaaatgtttacttgtgttttcATTGGGAGTAGAATTATAAGTGTGTGTGCTCACTGTTGTATTTCCTTTGAAAAAGCAGGTTTACACTACAATTGTGCAGCGGATGACTCTGAAGGTATTTGTTTTGACTTCTTTGCTTTAAATGGACACACTTGAATATGTACTGATTCTTTTCCAAGTGTAATTTCGATTTTTCTACaattaattttaactttaaaatttttaataaagaaagGTTTACATTTTGTTTGAATTAAGTGTTGAGCATGCTACTACATTCAGTGTGCAATGAGggaaaaatgtattaattttgATTACAACTTCAAGTGTGTGTGCTCACTGTTGAATTTCCTTTGAAAAAGAGTCtgatgatgatggaggcttTGGTTTATTCGAAGGCACGTGCAGTTACAGAGGTATCTGTTTTGACTTCTTTGCTTTAGATAGACACGTTTATCTTTAGTTGGACATTAAAAGTCATCTAGACCTTAatatctttaagacattcctgtagTTTAATTAGTTTTGTGTCATCTGGTTTCATGGgtatatacaggtccttctcaaaaaatttgcatattgtgataaagttcattatttcctgtaatgtactgataaacattagactttcatatattttagattcattacacacaactgaagtagttcaagcctttcattgttttaatattgatgattgtggcatacataactcatgaaaacccaaaattcctatctcaaataattagcatatcatgaaaaggttctctaaacgagctattaacctaaccatctgaatcaacgaattaactctaaacacctgcaaaagattcctgagtcttttaaaaactcccagcctggttcattactcaaaaccgcaatcatgggtaagactgccgacctgactgctgtccagaaggccatcattgacaccctcaagcaagagggtaagacacagaaagaaattcctgaacgaataggctgttcccagagtgctgtatcaaggcacctcagtgggaagtctgtgggaaggaaaaagtgtggcagaaaacgctgcacaacgagaagaggtgaccggaccctgaggaagattgtggagaagaaccgattccagaccttgggggacctgcggaagaagtggactgagtctggagtagaaacatccagagccaccgtgtacaggcgtgtgcaggaaatgggctacaggtgccgcattccccaggtcaagccacttttgaaccagaaacagcggcagaagcgcctgacctgggctacagagaagcagcactggactgttgctcagtggtccaaagtacttttttcggatgaaagcaacttttgcatgtcattcggaaatcaaggtgccagagtctggaggaagactggggagagggaaatgccaaaatgcctgaagtccagtgtcaagtacccacagtgagtgatggtctggggtgccatgtcagctgccggtgttggtccactgtgttttatcaagggcagggtcaatgcagctagctatcaggatattttggagcacttcatgcttccatctgctgaaaagctttatggagatgaagatttcatttttcagcacaacctggcacctgctcacagtgccaaaaaccactggtaaatggtttactgaccatggtattactgtgctcaattggcctgccaactctcctgacctgaaccccatagagaatctgtgggatattgtgaagagaaagttgagagacgcaagacccaacactctggatgagcttaaggccgctatcgaagcatcctgggcctccataacacctcagcagtgccacaggctgattgcctccatgccacgccgctctgaagcagtcatttctgcaaaaggattcccgaccaagtattgagtgcataactgaacataattatttgaaggttgactttttggTATtacaaacacttttcttttattggtcagatgaaatatgctaattttttgagacaggaattttgggttttcatgagttatgtatgccaaaatcatcaatattaaaacaatgaaaggcttgaactacttcagttgtgtgtaatgaatgtaaaatatatgaaagtctaatgtttatcagtacattacaggaaataatgaactttatcacaatatgctaattttttgagaaggacctgtaaaGTTGAGAGTCATCTGCAAAGCAATGCAAATGTATGCAGTGTTTTCTAATAATACTGCCTAAACAGGTGTAACATAAGAAGTATTGGTCCTAGTACAGAACCTGGTGAAATTCATAAAATACCGTTTTTCcttgtgggaaggaaaaactcccttttagcaggaagaaatctccagcagaacaaagctcagggaggggcggccatctgctgcgaggGGTTGGGATGAGGgtaggaagacaggacaaagacacactgtggaagagagccagagaggaAGAATAAtttaatgcagagaggtgtataaacacatagggagtgaaaaaggtgactgaagaagtaTCATGGGAATCCCTCAGCAGTCTAGACATATTGCAGCATACTTAGAGAGGTTGCTGCTGTCTCGAAGCCTACAGTAGTGAGTACAAGTTTTGTTACCATTACAAACTCAGTAAaggtacacacatacacatgcacaaaatatacaaaaaattcACCTCTTGCCCCTGCGGGCAGTCTGTCCTTCAAGCTTgcgtcctctaccagaggcctgggagcttgaaaGTAacgtattttttggaccataaggcgaaccggattataaggtgcattaagtaattctgtgtttatattatgctaacatagctgtgtcactagcgatcacttagcacatcattatataccagcagtgttgggcaagttactttgaaaaagtaattcaattatagttactagttacttcttcaaaaaagtaactgagttagtaactgagttacaatatcctaaaagtaattaattacttgaacagtaactattgcattactttaaaaaaaaagtttaaccctctggggtccagggtataactggccattttaactacttttgattttccctccacattttacctttaaaaactatttactttgccttgtttggtatcatccttttcagcacaacctcacgtgtctgaatgtacagtcatgttttcattttgacatactgtattaacacaattgatctaaaatcagacaaaaaccataaaatcagagtagaaaaagttatattttttactgtaacaaccacaaacatctttaatgaatcatatttcataactttaaatgcaaatataaattgtcaattttaaaatcctatgcacaagtttacttttacccttttttaaaataaccatttcaaactatttacagaacaatcagctgttctgcattcaataagatgccacacaaattatttgtgccactccaaatatttctgtccactataaaggagaacatcacagcctgatacctgcaggtctgacagcagcaggtgtatcactcctgtttctacctggagacagcagtcaccttattgttctgacacacaacacaaaactatatccacaacactacacactaactacacaagacaacacattaactacacactccaaacacgctaaacgtcacaaatctctcacatctcaaaactcgctctctctctttctctgctctctctctctctcgccgtcactcctaaaacttccgctgtttttttgtttgttttggtcataagcagagagtgcttgctagtgctgtccttagacagtaaacgtgacgaaactattgaggaaaaaacgccgcgtatatattgtttatcatgactctggttttatgtggcctatcgacacaatttaaaaactggtatatatcaccttgttgctttgtctttaagtggtcgtgTGATTAGCTTACcatgactactttattcttcctcagtcaaacagcagcactcatgcgattgttttgcccccttagctccaggtgttgtgcaaaaagtgatcgtgattttcgcgtccgcgggagcgcgcagctgcttaaagctgtagcgcccagattacttacatagtcagctacttccgtgctactgatataagatgcggtaagctgaacacagcttcaaccgtctgtttgttgaaaaatagtaacggaccgtgtttccttgttagtaactgtaacggcgttgtaacgataggaatagtaattagttagattactcgttactgaaaaaagtaacgccgttagtaacaccgttacttgtaacgccgttattcccatcactgtataccagctagtccaacttcagtaaccctacgaaagtcactgctgtttagttttctgtcttcatttatgttggaagtgatagcagggCTGTacgtttaaatgtttcagaaatctctcagtcagaaaatggtatatcatgtttaggtggaaactagcaagctaacttctTGCTAACTGATAACTcagttaaatttcataaattctgttttcatagatgcctggatgttaaacttaattgttaaacctggtaaagcagcaacgctgatcattttattacagttgaaagaattcagacagtttttaagtctcagtgatgctgcagtgttcgtttgactttagGACCTGAAGCGGACAGAGTTTTGGACACAGATTACTccacgaggctcctgactacggtagccataatgctacgacaatccatcaagcagtgcggctttGTAGCTTATCAACGTTGCACTAAGACATTTTTggcagatttttgagcgccatgTAAAATcagttcaaggtcagtaagcacaaccagaattcatacataaggccagtgttgggtaagttactttaaattagtaacttagttacattactagttacttctgtgaaaagtaactcagttacttcaagttactcgttactttcagagtaactagttactagggaaagtaactttggttttactcagaatcctcttgttaatgtgttgcttccataactggatacccagcaagagtgtcagtcttctagcttgcttacttgacacaagtgcactgtgccacctaccaatagaaaggaaaaaaataatgtgcacatttccacgagagaaatcccacgcctggaccgtcatTGACCGCCGCATGATTCTAGCCGACGTCACAGCGTCAGttgcgctttttacatccaatacaaaaactgcagtcgtggtgctttcgattgtactcagaactcggaaattctgccttctgaataggaagatgtaggtaacaccagactgcagatgagctgcatacagggctggactgggacaaaaaaatcgtcccgggcattttgactagagaccggcccaccattataggaaaaatcataaagcctttgaatgaaaacaaacactgttgtgacagtgatgtacactgttctgattgtatatatgtatcaatctatcaatcgtttgttgtaagactcagataattcttttttaaaagctagacattttaaatgagaataagaaagaaaagtatttccttgtgcccccctttgcctgttaatgccctacctgccccccctggcaacactttgctagacccgcccctgcacagttaccagctgtcagctccataaaaaaaggatcctggtgttgtttgtctctcagaaacagttcataacttcccttcaactcattcatgtcacctaaaaggtaaacctgtttctccatcacctgttcaacTCTGATTactcagtaaggacatctcctggtttcatcttcatgtttccctctcaccagataaccaaactgatatcatgaccagtagcttttacagctgtggctccagcaaacatcagctgatactagaaattaatattaaataaattctaacaacagctgatcaagcttaaacgtgctgctgttgtttagcgcgacatccgctggtttcccctttctggcgcaaagtgggcgataaacaaacaagagagaaaagccgatcagctgatcattgatcagtttcatgattgaagtagaaacaggagagggaggggagagaatgacagaagaagaggcagctgtgcagctccagctttgtgtctttttcattgtagctgaagtaccggacaaactgtgttccctttcacctcaatacgaaacgcgtaatattttctctgaatacgagacgattctgttttttaccagacggttggcaactctaataattaaccttatgaacaaaataaagttgaacatcagtaacatagcacccacacagctgtatagaaactccgtcatgctagctagtacgcagtacgaaaaagtcagcataacgaaaataaactccacctaaacttggttaatat
The window above is part of the Pelmatolapia mariae isolate MD_Pm_ZW linkage group LG14, Pm_UMD_F_2, whole genome shotgun sequence genome. Proteins encoded here:
- the LOC134640915 gene encoding von Willebrand factor A domain-containing protein 5A-like isoform X3, producing the protein MDCCGLLTLQKEPVPLKSIEVELEVRDHVATVVSTLNYENKEDKPLEAVFVFPVPGDAAVCHFSAQIGQTQIVAEVKEKQKAREEYDDALSSGQQAFLLEESDESPDIFSLRVGSLPPGESASIRLEYVTELAVQADDGLRFCLPAVINPRYQPQGSEGAGVQVMSVPASLVPYSLSFSARVSSPRPVSKVESNCSLDPLQYLNTDQTQATVKLAAGHKFDRDVELLIYYKDAHQPTAVVEAGQASAEPDSLMGDPVVMVSLYPEFPQSVMSSMASCGEFVFLVDRSGSMSNTRISSARETLLLLLKSLPMGCYFNIYSFGSRYEHIFPKSVEYGEKTMEEALKKVEQMEADLGGTEILEPLKHIYSQPCIPTQPKQLFVFTDGEVGNTKEVIDLVKKNSGFHRCFSFGIGEGASSALINGMAKEGGGHAQFITGTDRMQPKVMQSLRFALQPTVVDISVTWDLPKEVSVTVLSPPITTLFQGQRSLIYAQLTGQSSEAAEGCVTLKYSLAGHRSENQLHFSLRPAEDSGLIVHRLAARTLISLLEMEAENNQEKEEVKKKVVQLSVQSGVSSSFTAFIVVNKENNKEIQGPLLHRDIPTAGLMRCAATPVQAGLHYNCAADDSEESDDDGGFGLFEGTCSYREKTVLHYNCATDDSEDFEDDLGFSLGPDDTCSYRGLQYKCATDDSEESDDDGGFGLFKGTCSYRALPDEEFKPAKKPPRDPLLQLVSLQKASGCWLLDPALAAALGKTNEEVEKSKPEKASSEVWATILALIWLHGFKMDAKDEWELLAAKAVSWLSAQKAPSVTECVEAGNILLGCSVQKTALGL
- the LOC134640915 gene encoding von Willebrand factor A domain-containing protein 5A-like isoform X1; the protein is MDCCGLLTLQKEPVPLKSIEVELEVRDHVATVVSTLNYENKEDKPLEAVFVFPVPGDAAVCHFSAQIGQTQIVAEVKEKQKAREEYDDALSSGQQAFLLEESDESPDIFSLRVGSLPPGESASIRLEYVTELAVQADDGLRFCLPAVINPRYQPQGSEGAGVQVMSVPASLVPYSLSFSARVSSPRPVSKVESNCSLDPLQYLNTDQTQATVKLAAGHKFDRDVELLIYYKDAHQPTAVVEAGQASAEPDSLMGDPVVMVSLYPEFPQSVMSSMASCGEFVFLVDRSGSMSNTRISSARETLLLLLKSLPMGCYFNIYSFGSRYEHIFPKSVEYGEKTMEEALKKVEQMEADLGGTEILEPLKHIYSQPCIPTQPKQLFVFTDGEVGNTKEVIDLVKKNSGFHRCFSFGIGEGASSALINGMAKEGGGHAQFITGTDRMQPKVMQSLRFALQPTVVDISVTWDLPKEVSVTVLSPPITTLFQGQRSLIYAQLTGQSSEAAEGCVTLKYSLAGHRSENQLHFSLRPAEDSGLIVHRLAARTLISLLEMEAENNQEKEEVKKKVVQLSVQSGVSSSFTAFIVVNKENNKEIQGPLLHRDIPTAGLMRCAATPVQAGLHYNCAADDSEESDDDGGFGLFEGTCSYREKTVLHYNCATDDSEDFEDDLGFSLGPDDTCSYRAGLQYKCATDDSEESDDDGGFGLFKGTCSYRALPDEEFKPAKKPPRDPLLQLVSLQKASGCWLLDPALAAALGKTNEEVEKSKPEKASSEVWATILALIWLHGFKMDAKDEWELLAAKAVSWLSAQKAPSVTECVEAGNILLGCSVQKTALGL
- the LOC134640915 gene encoding von Willebrand factor A domain-containing protein 5A-like isoform X4, with protein sequence MDCCGLLTLQKEPVPLKSIEVELEVRDHVATVVSTLNYENKEDKPLEAVFVFPVPGDAAVCHFSAQIGQTQIVAEVKEKQKAREEYDDALSSGQQAFLLEESDESPDIFSLRVGSLPPGESASIRLEYVTELAVQADDGLRFCLPAVINPRYQPQGSEGAGVQVMSVPASLVPYSLSFSARVSSPRPVSKVESNCSLDPLQYLNTDQTQATVKLAAGHKFDRDVELLIYYKDAHQPTAVVEAGQASAEPDSLMGDPVVMVSLYPEFPQSVMSSMASCGEFVFLVDRSGSMSNTRISSARETLLLLLKSLPMGCYFNIYSFGSRYEHIFPKSVEYGEKTMEEALKKVEQMEADLGGTEILEPLKHIYSQPCIPTQPKQLFVFTDGEVGNTKEVIDLVKKNSGFHRCFSFGIGEGASSALINGMAKEGGGHAQFITGTDRMQPKVMQSLRFALQPTVVDISVTWDLPKEVSVTVLSPPITTLFQGQRSLIYAQLTGQSSEAAEGCVTLKYSLAGHRSENQLHFSLRPAEDSGLIVHRLAARTLISLLEMEAENNQEKEEVKKKVVQLSVQSGVSSSFTAFIVVNKENNKEIQGPLLHRDIPTAGLMRCAATPVQAGLHYNCAADDSEESDDDGGFGLFEGTCSYRALPDEEFKPAKKPPRDPLLQLVSLQKASGCWLLDPALAAALGKTNEEVEKSKPEKASSEVWATILALIWLHGFKMDAKDEWELLAAKAVSWLSAQKAPSVTECVEAGNILLGCSVQKTALGL
- the LOC134640915 gene encoding von Willebrand factor A domain-containing protein 5A-like isoform X2, giving the protein MDCCGLLTLQKEPVPLKSIEVELEVRDHVATVVSTLNYENKEDKPLEAVFVFPVPGDAAVCHFSAQIGQTQIVAEVKEKQKAREEYDDALSSGQQAFLLEESDESPDIFSLRVGSLPPGESASIRLEYVTELAVQADDGLRFCLPAVINPRYQPQGSEGAGVQVMSVPASLVPYSLSFSARVSSPRPVSKVESNCSLDPLQYLNTDQTQATVKLAAGHKFDRDVELLIYYKDAHQPTAVVEAGQASAEPDSLMGDPVVMVSLYPEFPQSVMSSMASCGEFVFLVDRSGSMSNTRISSARETLLLLLKSLPMGCYFNIYSFGSRYEHIFPKSVEYGEKTMEEALKKVEQMEADLGGTEILEPLKHIYSQPCIPTQPKQLFVFTDGEVGNTKEVIDLVKKNSGFHRCFSFGIGEGASSALINGMAKEGGGHAQFITGTDRMQPKVMQSLRFALQPTVVDISVTWDLPKEVSVTVLSPPITTLFQGQRSLIYAQLTGQSSEAAEGCVTLKYSLAGHRSENQLHFSLRPAEDSGLIVHRLAARTLISLLEMEAENNQEKEEVKKKVVQLSVQSGVSSSFTAFIVVNKENNKEIQGPLLHRDIPTAGLMRCAATPVQGLHYNCAADDSEESDDDGGFGLFEGTCSYREKTVLHYNCATDDSEDFEDDLGFSLGPDDTCSYRAGLQYKCATDDSEESDDDGGFGLFKGTCSYRALPDEEFKPAKKPPRDPLLQLVSLQKASGCWLLDPALAAALGKTNEEVEKSKPEKASSEVWATILALIWLHGFKMDAKDEWELLAAKAVSWLSAQKAPSVTECVEAGNILLGCSVQKTALGL
- the LOC134640915 gene encoding von Willebrand factor A domain-containing protein 5A-like isoform X5, which translates into the protein MDCCGLLTLQKEPVPLKSIEVELEVRDHVATVVSTLNYENKEDKPLEAVFVFPVPGDAAVCHFSAQIGQTQIVAEVKEKQKAREEYDDALSSGQQAFLLEESDESPDIFSLRVGSLPPGESASIRLEYVTELAVQADDGLRFCLPAVINPRYQPQGSEGAGVQVMSVPASLVPYSLSFSARVSSPRPVSKVESNCSLDPLQYLNTDQTQATVKLAAGHKFDRDVELLIYYKDAHQPTAVVEAGQASAEPDSLMGDPVVMVSLYPEFPQSVMSSMASCGEFVFLVDRSGSMSNTRISSARETLLLLLKSLPMGCYFNIYSFGSRYEHIFPKSVEYGEKTMEEALKKVEQMEADLGGTEILEPLKHIYSQPCIPTQPKQLFVFTDGEVGNTKEVIDLVKKNSGFHRCFSFGIGEGASSALINGMAKEGGGHAQFITGTDRMQPKVMQSLRFALQPTVVDISVTWDLPKEVSVTVLSPPITTLFQGQRSLIYAQLTGQSSEAAEGCVTLKYSLAGHRSENQLHFSLRPAEDSGLIVHRLAARTLISLLEMEAENNQEKEEVKKKVVQLSVQSGVSSSFTAFIVVNKENNKEIQGPLLHRDIPTAGLMRCAATPVQAGLHYNCAADDSEESDDDGGFGLFEGTCSYREKTVLHYNCATDDSEDFEDDLGFSLGPDDTCSYRGPEADRVLDPDYSTRLLTTVAIRQSIKQCGFVVYQRRTKTILTDF